The Henckelia pumila isolate YLH828 chromosome 2, ASM3356847v2, whole genome shotgun sequence genome includes a window with the following:
- the LOC140884239 gene encoding anthocyanidin-3-O-glucoside rhamnosyltransferase-like translates to MEYKSRTNDLHVVMFPFFAFGHISPFVQLSNKLSSNGVNISFFSAPANVHRIESMLNPNPTLQIFPLTLPMVEGLPPGIESTADLSPSQAELLKVALDLMQPQIKDLLSQLKPHFVVFDFAQEWLPKMASELGIKTVFYSVFIALSTAFLTVPARLPEPTRYPTVEEVKFPPPNFPKTSITSVKTFVARNFQYIFKSFHGKPCVYDRVISGLKGCSIILAKTCNEMEAPYIEYVKSQFQKPVLLVGPVVPEPATDPLEEKWANWLANFDAKSVIYCSFGSETFLNDDQIKELALGLELTSLPFFLVLNFPADKDISAELKRALPEGLLERVKGRGVISTGWVQQKQILAHSSVGYYLCHAGFSSVIEAIVNDCQLVMLPQKGDQFLNSKLVSGDLKVGVEVNRGDDDGYFGKEDIKAAIEAVVFEDEEPGKTIRENQKKWKEFLLNEEAENNLIKGLVKELETVAGISGA, encoded by the coding sequence ATGGAGTACAAATCAAGAACAAATGATCTCCATGTTGTGATGTTCCCTTTCTTTGCTTTTGGTCACATAAGCCCATTCGTTCAACTATCCAACAAGCTCTCCTCTAATGGCGTCAACATCTCATTTTTCTCAGCACCAGCCAACGTTCACCGCATTGAATCCATGCTCAATCCCAATCCCACTCTGCAAATCTTCCCTCTCACACTGCCAATGGTGGAGGGCCTTCCCCCGGGGATCGAGAGCACCGCAGACCTCAGTCCTTCCCAAGCCGAACTTCTCAAAGTTGCACTCGATCTCATGCAACCACAGATCAAGGATCTTCTATCGCAGCTCAAACCCCATTTCGTCGTCTTCGACTTTGCTCAAGAATGGCTTCCCAAAATGGCTTCCGAGTTGGGCATCAAAACGGTGTTCTACTCTGTTTTCATCGCTCTTTCTACCGCGTTCTTGACTGTCCCAGCTAGGCTCCCGGAGCCGACGAGGTATCCAACCGTCGAAGAAGTGAAATTCCCACCGCCCAATTTCCCGAAAACCTCCATCACTTCGGTGAAAACCTTTGTAGCCCGGAATTTTCAGTACATTTTCAAGAGTTTCCATGGAAAACCTTGCGTGTACGATCGAGTGATTTCAGGCCTAAAAGGCTGCTCGATCATACTCGCAAAGACCTGCAACGAAATGGAAGCTCCTTACATCGAATACGTCAAATCCCAGTTCCAAAAACCCGTTCTTTTAGTCGGCCCGGTGGTGCCGGAACCGGCGACTGATCCACTGGAGGAGAAATGGGCTAACTGGTTAGCCAATTTTGACGCTAAATCTGTCATTTACTGCTCATTTGGGAGCGAAACATTCTTGAACGACGATCAGATAAAAGAACTGGCATTAGGCCTGGAACTCACCAGCCTGCCATTCTTTCTAGTGCTAAACTTCCCCGCCGATAAAGATATCTCAGCAGAGCTGAAAAGGGCCCTTCCGGAAGGGCTCCTGGAGAGGGTGAAGGGCAGAGGTGTCATTTCCACGGGGTGGGTGCAGCAAAAGCAGATTCTTGCTCACAGCAGCGTAGGGTACTATTTATGCCACGCGGGATTTAGTTCTGTGATTGAAGCAATCGTGAACGATTGCCAGCTCGTAATGCTGCCACAAAAGGGTGACCAATTCTTGAACTCGAAGCTTGTGAGCGGTGATTTGAAGGTGGGAGTGGAGGTGAACAGGGGAGATGATGATGGGTATTTCGGGAAAGAAGATATAAAGGCCGCCATTGAAGCTGTTGTGTTTGAAGATGAAGAACCTGGGAAAACCATCAGAGAGAATCAGAAGAAATGGAAGGAGTTTCTTCTTAACGAGGAAGCTGAGAACAATCTGATCAAGGGTTTGGTGAAGGAACTGGAGACAGTTGCAGGAATCTCAGGCGCTTGA
- the LOC140878476 gene encoding serine/threonine-protein kinase MHK, producing the protein MERYKILEALGDGTCGSVYKAISIERYEIVAVKKMKRKFYYWDECVNLREVKSLRKLHHPNIIKLLEIVHENNELFFIFEYMEHNLYQIMKERQTSFSEEDIRGLMSQVLQGLAHVHKHDFFHRDLKPENLLVTNNTIKIADFGLARELSSTPPFTDYVSTRWYRAPEVLLQSPSYTPAIDMWAVGAILAELFTLCPIFPGESEIDQLYKICCVLGAPDWNTFPEATNISRLVDITFSEIMPVDLSDVIPNASFEAIDLIKQLCSWDPLKRPTADQCLQHPFFHVAKRIPRLPGDALQLGLGSEPNLELNLWNFGTASDDCFLGLTLALNPTAPNLEKARKSQGTKEDVKICTGFHEHSQQPVFWSLFPSDPNVITTSVESSLSLSFSSVPHPPIGAPQSSGFAMSSFQSNILDRSLMATSSPFQHVHHL; encoded by the exons ATGGAAAG GTATAAAATTTTGGAGGCGCTTGGAGATGGAACTTGCGGAAGTGTATATAAAGCCATTAGCATTGAAAGATATGAGATT GTTGcagtaaaaaaaatgaaaagaaagttCTATTACTGGGATGAATGTGTAAACCTACGTGAAGTAAAG TCTCTCCGTAAATTGCATCATCCTAACATCATCAAGTTGTTGGAGATTGTCCATGAAAATAATGAGCTTTTCTTCATATTTGAGTACATG GAACATAATCTATACCAAATAATGAAAGAGCGGCAAACATCATTTTCAGAAGAAGATATTCGAGGCTTAATGTCTCAGGTGCTTCAAGGGCTTGCTCACGTACATAAACATGATTTTTTTCATCGGGATTTGAAACCTG AAAATTTGCTGGTGACAAACAATACAATAAAGATTGCTGACTTTGGACTGGCTAGAGAACTCTCATCAACACCCCCTTTTACTGATTATGTTTCCACTCGTTG GTATCGAGCTCCGGAAGTATTGTTGCAATCTCCGAGCTATACCCCTGCCATTG ATATGTGGGCAGTTGGTGCTATACTTGCCGAGCTTTTCACTTTGTGCCCGATTTTTCCTGGGGAAAG TGAAATTGATCAATTATACAAAATCTGCTGTGTACTTGGAGCACCCGATTGGAATACATTTCCTGAGGCTACTAACATTTCGCGACTGGTCGACATCACATTTTCAGAG ATTATGCCTGTTGATCTTTCGGATGTTATTCCAAATGCAAGTTTTGAAGCAATTGACTTAATCAAG CAACTATGTTCTTGGGATCCATTGAAGAGGCCGACTGCTGATCAATGTTTGCAGCATCCTTTCTTTCAT GTTGCCAAGCGAATTCCTCGTCTACCTGGAGATGCTCTTCAGCTTGGTCTAG GATCTGAGCCAAATCTTGAACTGAACCTTTGGAACTTTGGGACAGCATCAGATGATTGTTTTCTTGGCTTGACACTCGCATTGAATCCTACCGCCCCAAACTTGG AGAAGGCCCGGAAAAGCCAAGGCACCAAAGAG GATGTAAAGATCTGCACTGGTTTTCATGAACATTCTCAACAACCAG TTTTCTGGTCATTGTTTCCTTCTGATCCCAATGTAATTACTACATCAGTGGAGTCTTCCCTATCCTTGTCTTTCAG TTCAGTTCCACATCCACCAATTGGAGCTCCACAATCCTCAGGATTTGCCATGAGTTCCTTTCAATCCAACATCCTGGACCGCTCCTTAATGGCGACATCCTCCCCATTCCAGCACGTTCATCACCTTTGA